The genomic region GCCATGGGACGACGGATACACCGCGCCGACGCTGCTCGTTGACGCTACCGACGAAGCCCTGGTGACCGAGGAGATCTTTGGCCCGGTGGTGACGGTGGAGCGAGTCAAGACCCTCGAGGAGGCGATCTCGACGGCCAACTCCACCGAGTACGGCCTCACGGCCGGCATTGTCACTTCAGATATTACTGTGGCACAACGTTTCTGGAAGGGGGTCCGTGCCGGGACCGTCAAGGTGAACACCGCGCTGACAGGGTCGCCCTTCCACGTCCCCATGCAGGGCTTCAGCCACTCCGGCGCAGGTGCTGGCGAGGGCGGGACGGTCTCAGAGGAGTTCTTCACCCGCCGCAAGGCGATCTACCTCGGGAGCACGCAATGACCGACGCAGTCCAGAGACAGTACACGCCCACAAAACGGCTCCAGCGTTAACACCCGTCACAATCGAGAGGAAATCCCTTGAGCAAGATCACGATCGCCGAGGCACGCGAGATCGTCGCCGAAGGACTGGCATCTGCCAACGAACAGGGCGTCGGGATGGCGATCGCCGTCGTCGACTACGCCGGCCAGCTGGTGGCCTTCGAACGTTCCGACGATGCACCCTGGATCGTCTCCGAGGTCGCATGGCGCAAAGCACGCACCGCAGCAGCTTTCGGCAAGGACACCGCCGATCGCGAGCAGGCCTGGGCGCAACGTCCCTTCTTCGCCCAGTCGGTGATCGCACTCGGCAACTTCGTTGTGGGCAAAGGTGCCGTGCCCCTGATCGACGGTGACGAGGTTGTGGGCGCAGTGGGCGCCAGCGGCGGAGTGCCCGATCAGGACCACATCGCGGCAGTCGCCGGTGCATCAGTATTCCGCACCACCGTCGCAACGCAGTGACAACGCCGAGGCCTGGCGCGGTTGCCTCAGGCCATCCACTGGCGACGAAGGCCGGACTCGACGCACTGGCCGCCGGCGGTTCAGCGGTGGACGCGGCCCTGTCAGCTGCATTCACACAATGGACTGTGAACAGCCCCATGTGCGGTCCAGGCGGCGAGATGCTGCTGATGGTCGTCAACGGTGAGCACGTCACCGTGTACGGGGGGTGGTCGCGGACGCCGTCGCGATTGCCCGCCCTAGACCCGATTCCCTACAGCGGGCCCGAGGTAGCGGTCGTCCCCGGCGCAATCCCGGCGGCTTATGCCGCCTGGAAGGACTACGGCGTGCTCTCATGGAGCCGCTTGTTCACCGGGGGCATCGAAGCGGCGGACAATGGGCACAAGGTCACCGATCAGATGGCGGCCAGCTACGCGTCCGTCGCTCGTAAACATCCGTCGACGCTGGGTGACTTCTTCGACCAACAGACCGTTCCCGTGGTTGGCGACACGGTCACCTCCGAGCGATTCGCCAGAACCCTCGCCCTGTTGGCCGTGGAGGGCCCGTCCGCGTTGCGCAGCGGCGGCCGCCTGGCTAAGGAGATCGTCAACGCATCCAAGGACGCAGGCGGCTACCTCACTATGGCCGACCTGACAACGGCGGCCCCGCAGGTCTGCGAGGCACCGACTGTCGAGTTGGACGGCGGTCTCCGACTGAGCTTTCCCGGAGCACCGAGCCAAGCGCCCATGATCGCCGAACTCCTTGAGGCGACGGATCCCCAGTACGCCGCGGAGTCAGCCGAATTCGTGACCGACGTGGCTCCCACCACCGAGGCTGCGCTCATCAGACGTTGCGTGGCCGGCCTGAACGGAACTGCAACGGCCATCGCAGCCACCGGCAAGTGCGCTGCCGTCGCCGTGCACAGTTTGGCCGGAGTCCAATACGGCACCGGTTGGATCGCCGGGAACACCGGTATCGCCCTTGGCAACCGGGTCGGCACTGCACACTCCACTCGGCCTGAGCTACCGGGTGCACACCTGCGGCCCGGTCAGCACCCGGCACACACCCTCAGCGCGGTATGGCTAAGGCACGGCAGCCGCTCCGCGCTCATCGCCACTCCGGGCGGCGATCGTCAGGTGCAGTGGTTGGCGCAGTGCGCGCAGCGATTCAGGCAGGGCCACGACATTGAGGACCTCGTGACCGAGCCTCGCTGGTTCGTGTGTCCGGAAGGCGATCGATTTGGAGTCCCGGGCGGCGTTGGCGCGCAATGGTTCTTGTTCGCAGAGCCCGGAGTTCCCTGGCGAGACCGCCGCGAGCTGGCTGGCTACGCTATCAAGTCGGTCGACTCGATCGGCGGCGGCCTGCAGGCCGTCCAGCCCCGGCTGTCGGAGCAATGGTCTAGCGCGTCTGATCCGCGTGCCGGCGGGAGCGCAGCAACCTGGTGCCCTTCCAACGGTATCCGCACTGCACCGACACCGGCCGTCACAGGCCCAGGCGTGCACGATGCATAACGAGACAGTGCTCGAAGTCGTTGCAGTCCAACAGATCGCTGATGAAGTTTGTGCCGTGGATCTCGTTGCGCCCGAGTCCGGCAAGCTGCTCGACTGGCAGCCAGGCGCGCACATCAGTGTGTCTCTGCCGGTCGGTCGCAGGCAGTACTCCCTGTGTGGCCCCAGCGATGCGGAGTTCTACCGGATCGCAGTGCTGCGCTCTCCGACGTCCCGCGGAGGCTCGGCCTACATTCACGACGAGGTTCGGGTCGGCGCACAGCTTCAATGCTCAGCTCCGATCAATCGTTTTCCGTTGGTGCCCGCCGAGAAGTACCTCTTCATCGCCGGCGGCATCGGCATCACGCCGATCCTGGCCATGCTTGTCGCTGCGGAGAAGGCCGGCGCCGACTGGCGACTCGTCTATGGCGGCCGGACACTGGCAACCATGGCCTTCCTCGATGAACTCTCCGCCTACAGCAATCGGGTCACAGTAGTTCCGCAGGACACCGAGGGCCATATCGAACTGGACACCTACCTGGGGTCGGTACAGTCGGAGATGGTGTACAGCTGCGGACCTGAGCCTCTGCTGCGTGCAGTGCAGGAACGCGCGGGCGCATGGGCGGCAGAGCAATTGCATTTTGAGCGTTTCGAGGCCGCGTCTGACTTGGTCACAACGCGCGAAGACGACCTGCCCTTCGACGTGTTCTGCAACAAGTCAAACGTCACGGTGCCTGTGGTCGCCGAACAGACAATGTTGAACGCGCTCCTCGAGGCAGGCCTCGATGTCGACTCGGACTGCGAGGAAGGCACCTGCGGCACCTGCGAGATCACCTACCTGGCGGGAACAGCCGATCATAGGGATGACCTCCTCCTCGACAGCGAACGTGCGACGCTCATTCTTCCGTGTGTGTCCCGCGGCCGCGGCGTGATCACCGTTGACCTCTAATCTGAGGGCAAACGAAAGCGGGGCGTGGCCGCCTCAATCAACGTCCACCGCTCAACGCGTTGTACAACGACACCCTCAGGTAAGCTACGATCGACGACGGTATACTGCATGCTGCAAGGGGGTTCGATGACAATCTCGCACCGCTCGCTGCGCGAAACCGTGGCTGATGCGCTGCGCGACATGATCATCACCGGACAGCTCGCTCCAGGAACGCGGCTCGCCGAAGGCGCGCTCGCCGAGCAACTTGGCGTATCTCGTGTGCCGGTTCGGGAGGCTATTCGCGCACTCGAGCCCACAGGCCTGGTGCAGATCGTGCCCCGCCATGGCGCACACGTCGCAACTGTGAATTCTGATGATATCGAGGCGATCCAGGAGATTCGCCGTGTCTTGGAGGGTTGGATCGTCGGCGCGGCCGCTGAGCGACACACAGCCGAGGACATGCCGACGATCGATCGATACCTTGCCGATGGAACAAAAGCGGCCAAGGCGGGTGACACTGTGGCGGCATCGCGCGCCCACAACGGATTTCATCGCGCAATTGAGGCGGCGACCGGTAATCCGCACGCCGCCGTGGCGATGGAACCGTTACGACAACGCACCGAACTGGTGTTCTCGATGATCGGTGCGACGGACAGTGGTTTACAGCAGTGGGAAGAACACCGCGCGATTCGCGACGCGATTGCCGACCGCGACGCGGACAGGGCCCGGACGCTCATCGACCAACACATCACGCAGGCAATGGCTCGCTATCGGGACGCCTTGCAGGCCGCACCGCAAGGTCGATCGACCGTATCGATCCAAAAGTAGCTCATGCGCCAATCACGCGACTCCGAAATGCGACGTTGAGCGTCCCTTTCGCGACACGTCGATGATGATTATCGGGAGCACCGCCAACGAGATCCTGAACGGCGTCACGGCTAAACGAGTCGTCAAATTGGCCGTCAGCCACCTCTGAGGATTTTGCACTGCAGCGCATTCTTCGGCGACCAGGCTCGGAGCCGGTAGGCGTCTACGCGGAAGTGCGGTCAGGTCACGTGTGAATCCCACACCTCAGCGTGGACGTGATGGCGACTGCTGGGTACCCGGTCCACGAGTTCATACGAACAGACTGGTCGCCGCGGCGACCTCGGGGGACACGCCGGGTCGACCACACCGAGCACGCTCCTGCGCACAGTGTCGAACCGCGGTGCGAGGCGGAGTTTCCCCGAGCCGAGGCGCGCAGTAGGAGGTATCCGACGGTACTGATTCGGCGGTTGGACTTCTGCAAGTAGTCAGGAAGGGCAGCGAATCCCCCGAGTCGAGCGCTCAGGTCAGATCGAGGAAGTGGCCAGCTGTTGGGCACACGTCGAGCCAAGAACATCGGCAAAATCAACGCCTTCGGGCGTGCCAACCTTCGATGTAGCCTGCGAGGCCCCGCATCGCTGCCCTAATCGATCAGAGCAACCCCTCAATCTTCTTGTGCAGCAACGATTTTTGTAAGGCTATTCGGATCCCGCCCGAGTTCGGCGAGGATCTGTCCGGTGTGTTCACCAAGCGCGGGCACCGGACCCATCCTAGGTTCGACACCGAGATCGATGGGGGGCAACAGGGACTTGACGGTGCCGCTCTCGGTCAGCGTATCGCGCCAGCGGTCACGACCTCGCAGCACCGGATGGTTCAGGAACTCCGAGACGGTGTTTACCCCGGAAAAGGCGATTCGCGCCGCGGTCAGCCTGGCTTCCAGTGTGTTCGTCGGGTGTGCACCAAAGCACTGCGTGATGACCTCGTTCAGTTCTTCCCGATGAGCTACCCGCAAATTGTTCGACACGAATCGGGCATCGTGTATGAGTTCGGGACGGTCAAGAACCTCCCCGCAGAACCGCTGCCACTCGGGCTCGTTCTGGATGGCGATGAGGATGGTGTGGCCGTCGTCGGCCTGGTAGGGACCGTATGGCGCAATGGTCGGGTGCTGGGCGCCAATTCGGCCGGGCTGGCGTCCCTTACCGGCGGTGAAGTGTGCCGGCTGGCCGACC from Mycolicibacterium sp. YH-1 harbors:
- a CDS encoding PDR/VanB family oxidoreductase; its protein translation is MDLVAPESGKLLDWQPGAHISVSLPVGRRQYSLCGPSDAEFYRIAVLRSPTSRGGSAYIHDEVRVGAQLQCSAPINRFPLVPAEKYLFIAGGIGITPILAMLVAAEKAGADWRLVYGGRTLATMAFLDELSAYSNRVTVVPQDTEGHIELDTYLGSVQSEMVYSCGPEPLLRAVQERAGAWAAEQLHFERFEAASDLVTTREDDLPFDVFCNKSNVTVPVVAEQTMLNALLEAGLDVDSDCEEGTCGTCEITYLAGTADHRDDLLLDSERATLILPCVSRGRGVITVDL
- a CDS encoding gamma-glutamyltransferase, producing the protein MTTPRPGAVASGHPLATKAGLDALAAGGSAVDAALSAAFTQWTVNSPMCGPGGEMLLMVVNGEHVTVYGGWSRTPSRLPALDPIPYSGPEVAVVPGAIPAAYAAWKDYGVLSWSRLFTGGIEAADNGHKVTDQMAASYASVARKHPSTLGDFFDQQTVPVVGDTVTSERFARTLALLAVEGPSALRSGGRLAKEIVNASKDAGGYLTMADLTTAAPQVCEAPTVELDGGLRLSFPGAPSQAPMIAELLEATDPQYAAESAEFVTDVAPTTEAALIRRCVAGLNGTATAIAATGKCAAVAVHSLAGVQYGTGWIAGNTGIALGNRVGTAHSTRPELPGAHLRPGQHPAHTLSAVWLRHGSRSALIATPGGDRQVQWLAQCAQRFRQGHDIEDLVTEPRWFVCPEGDRFGVPGGVGAQWFLFAEPGVPWRDRRELAGYAIKSVDSIGGGLQAVQPRLSEQWSSASDPRAGGSAATWCPSNGIRTAPTPAVTGPGVHDA
- a CDS encoding GntR family transcriptional regulator, with protein sequence MTISHRSLRETVADALRDMIITGQLAPGTRLAEGALAEQLGVSRVPVREAIRALEPTGLVQIVPRHGAHVATVNSDDIEAIQEIRRVLEGWIVGAAAERHTAEDMPTIDRYLADGTKAAKAGDTVAASRAHNGFHRAIEAATGNPHAAVAMEPLRQRTELVFSMIGATDSGLQQWEEHRAIRDAIADRDADRARTLIDQHITQAMARYRDALQAAPQGRSTVSIQK
- a CDS encoding heme-binding protein, which codes for MSKITIAEAREIVAEGLASANEQGVGMAIAVVDYAGQLVAFERSDDAPWIVSEVAWRKARTAAAFGKDTADREQAWAQRPFFAQSVIALGNFVVGKGAVPLIDGDEVVGAVGASGGVPDQDHIAAVAGASVFRTTVATQ